In Natronorubrum halophilum, the genomic window CGACGTTCGCCACGGCGACACGACCCAGTACCAGCGCGGCAAACAGGCCGAGAACCCGCCGGACGTGCTGGTCACGACGCCGGAGACGCTGCAGGCGATGCTCACGGGCGAGCGCCTGCGCGACGCGCTCGAGGACGTTTCCCACGTCGTGGTCGACGAGGTTCACGAACTCGCGGCTTCGAAACGCGGGGCGCAACTCGCGATCGGTCTCGAGCGCCTGCAGGACCTCGCGGGGGACATCCAGCGAATCGGCCTCTCGGCGACGGTCGGCGACCCCGGCGAGGTCGGCCAGTTTCTCACCGGCGGCCGGCCCTGCGAGATCCGGGAGATCGACGTCGGGAGCAACGTCGACGTCGCCGTTCGTCAACCCGACATAACCGACGAGGACGAGCGACTGGCGGGACAGTTGATGACCGAACCGGACACGGCCAGTCACGTCCGCCTTATCCGGGACCTCGTCGCGGAACACGAGTCGACGCTCATTTTCGTCAATACGCGCCAGACCGCGGAGGCGCTCGGTTCGCGGTTCACCGAACTCGATCTCCCGATCGGGGTCCACCACGGGTCGCTCTCGAAGGAGGCCCGGATCGACGTCGAGGATCGGTTCAAAGCCGGCGAACTGGACGGACTGCTCTGTACGTCCTCGATGGAACTGGGCATCGACGTCGGCCGCGTCGACCACGTCGTTCAGTACAAGAGCTCGCGACAGGTTACCCGGTTGCTCCAGCGGATCGGCCGCGCGGGCCACCGCCAGGACGAGGTCTCGAGCGGAACGATCGTCACGACTCGCCCCGACGACACGTTCGAGGCGGTGGCGATCGCCCGCCGCGCTCGCGACGGCGAGGTCGAACCGGCCGCGATCCACGAGGGGAGCCTCGACGTGGTCGCAAACCAGATCCCGGGGTTCGTTCAGAGTCGCGGCTCGACCCGCATCCGCGAGGCGTACGAAACCGTCACGCGCGCGTATCCGTTCCGCGACCTCCCCGAGGAAACGTTTCGCGAAATCGTTTCGGAGCTCCACCGCAACCGAATCGTCTGGTTCGACGAGGGCGACGATCGCATCGAGACGACCGGCGGCACGTGGCAGTACGTCTACGCCAACCTCTCGATGATCCCCGACGAGGAGACCTACGACGTCCACGATATCGCCTCGAGCACCCAGATCGGAACCCTGGACGAACGGTTCGTCGTCAACTTCGCCCGGCCGGGCGAGATCTTTATTCAACGGGGAGAGATGTGGCGTATCGCGGAGATCGACGACGAGGAGGCTCGCGTCAAGGTCAGCCCGATCGAGGATCCGGCGGGCGAGGTGCCATCCTGGATCGGCCAGGAGATACCCGTCCCCGCCGCGGTCGCCGGTGAAGTCGGCGAGATCCGCGCCGTTGCGGAGCCACAGCTTTCCGCCGGCGCGGACGCCGGGGCGGTTGGCCGCGAACTCGGACACCGGTATCCGGCCGACGAGTACACGCTCACCGAGGCCTGCACGCAACTCGAGCGCCAGACCGAGGCCGAGGCACCGATGCCGACGGCGGATCGACTCGTCCTCGAGCGCCAGGGGCGCACCGTCGTGTTGAACGCGCCCTTCGGCCACACGGCGAACGAGACGCTCGGTCGCGTGCTCTCCGCGCTGCTCGGTCAGCAAGCCGGCTCTTCGGTGGGTCTCGAGACGGATCCCTACCGAATCGAACTCGAGGTTCCGAACTCGATCGCGACCAGCGACGTGCTGGGCGTGCTCGAGGAGACGGACCCCGATCACGTCGA contains:
- a CDS encoding DEAD/DEAH box helicase, with product MTEGDVAAFTHLGPTVRGALSERGFSTPTAPQRLAIPPLSAGQHTLVIAPTGSGKTETAMLPVFDHLLEDRPEGFGALYVTPLRALNRDMRERLEWWGESLDLEVDVRHGDTTQYQRGKQAENPPDVLVTTPETLQAMLTGERLRDALEDVSHVVVDEVHELAASKRGAQLAIGLERLQDLAGDIQRIGLSATVGDPGEVGQFLTGGRPCEIREIDVGSNVDVAVRQPDITDEDERLAGQLMTEPDTASHVRLIRDLVAEHESTLIFVNTRQTAEALGSRFTELDLPIGVHHGSLSKEARIDVEDRFKAGELDGLLCTSSMELGIDVGRVDHVVQYKSSRQVTRLLQRIGRAGHRQDEVSSGTIVTTRPDDTFEAVAIARRARDGEVEPAAIHEGSLDVVANQIPGFVQSRGSTRIREAYETVTRAYPFRDLPEETFREIVSELHRNRIVWFDEGDDRIETTGGTWQYVYANLSMIPDEETYDVHDIASSTQIGTLDERFVVNFARPGEIFIQRGEMWRIAEIDDEEARVKVSPIEDPAGEVPSWIGQEIPVPAAVAGEVGEIRAVAEPQLSAGADAGAVGRELGHRYPADEYTLTEACTQLERQTEAEAPMPTADRLVLERQGRTVVLNAPFGHTANETLGRVLSALLGQQAGSSVGLETDPYRIELEVPNSIATSDVLGVLEETDPDHVETIVELGLKNSDALAFRLAQVSAKFGALKRWQGDGSGRLSNERLLAALEDTPMYAESIREVFHEDLDVERASAVLEGIQLGEIDLVAHRGRTPVGRGGRSSGGKELLAPENADASVINTVRERLQDDRIILLCTHCTDWTVKTKVKRVRDQPECPECGSTRIASLNPWADEVVRAVRSQEKDEEQAEMTERAYHSASLVQSHGKRAVIAMAARGVGPHNAARIINKLREDEDEFYRDILSKEREYARTQSFWD